One Nicotiana sylvestris chromosome 12, ASM39365v2, whole genome shotgun sequence genomic window carries:
- the LOC104214053 gene encoding pentatricopeptide repeat-containing protein At3g53170 has translation MQCAMELQLSSTFLSSSISSPYLMIVPKQHINQQKAQVLSIKSSSLNPENTSGGLQKSSKKDLSRLLRTEAAIRGIERKADSEKYTNLWPKAVLEALDDSIKQNRWDSALKVFGLLRKQHWYEPRCHTYAKLLVMLGKCKQPNQASLLFEIMLADGLQPTLDVYTALVSAYGFSGLLDEALRTIDDMKSVSNCKPDVYTYSILINCCTKFRRFDMIEYILAEMAYLGIECTSVTYNTLIDGYGKAKLFELMESSLTDMIESETASPDVFTLNSVIGSYGCCGKLEIMEKWFERFRVMGIKPDVMTFNILIKSYGRAGMYQKMESVLDFMRNRFYSPTVVTYNIIIEIFGKVGLIMNMEEFFLQMKHQGVKPTSFTYCSLVSAYGRAGLLEKVDSIMRQVENSDVVLDTPFFNCIISTFGQAGDLERMVALFLEMKVRKCKPNYITFSTMIQAYDSQGMIEAANDLKSKLITACESNEMIRG, from the exons ATGCAGTGCGCTATGGAGCTTCAATTGTCTTCCACTTTCCTCTCATCCTCCATCTCCAGCCCCTATTTGATGATAGTCCCCAAACAACATATAAACCAACAAAAAGCACAAGTTTTGAGTATCAAATCATCAAGTTTAAATCCAGAAAACACTTCGGGAGGCCTGCAAAAAAGTTCAAAGAAAGATCTGTCTCGTTTACTGAGAACAGAAGCCGCTATTAGAGGTATCGAGAGGAAAGCCGACTCTGAGAAATACACTAACCTTTGGCCCAAAGCTGTTTTGGAGGCTCTCGATGATTCTATTAAACAAAACCGTTGGGACTCTGCTCTTAAG GTTTTTGGCCTTCTTCGCAAGCAACATTGGTATGAGCCAAGATGCCACACATATGCTAAGCTTTTGGTAATGCTCGGCAAGTGCAAGCAGCCAAATCAAGCTAGCTTACTTTTTGAGATCATGCTAGCCGATGGGCTTCAACCAACACTAGATGTTTACACTGCACTTGTTAGTGCATATGGCTTTAGTGGCCTCCTTGATGAGGCGCTGCGCACCATTGATGATATGAAATCAGTTAGTAATTGCAAGCCTGATGTGTATACTTACTCAATCCTTATTAATTGCTGCACTAAATTTCGTCGTTTTGATATGATTGAATATATTTTAGCCGAGATGGCATATTTGGGAATAGAATGTACTTCTGTGACTTACAATACCTTAATTGACGGCTATGGTAAAGCTAAGCTGTTTGAGCTGATGGAAAGCTCCTTGACAGATATGATCGAAAGTGAGACTGCCTCTCCAGACGTTTTCACCTTGAATTCAGTAATTGGGTCCTATGGTTGCTGTGGGAAACTTGAGATAATGGAGAAATGGTTTGAAAGATTTCGGGTAATGGGAATAAAGCCAGATGTTATGACATTTAACATTCTAATCAAGTCATATGGAAGAGCTGGCATGTATCAGAAAATGGAGTCTGTACTTGATTTTATGAGGAACCGGTTCTATTCCCCAACAGTTGTGACATACAATATTATCATTGAGATATTTGGGAAGGTGGGACTTATTATGAACATGGAAGAGTTTTTCCTACAGATGAAGCACCAAGGAGTGAAGCCAACCTCATTCACTTATTGCTCTCTTGTTAGTGCTTATGGTAGAGCTGGACTTTTGGAAAAAGTTGATTCAATCATGAGGCAAGTAGAGAATTCGGACGTAGTTCTGGATACTCCTTTTTTCAATTGCATCATTAGTACTTTTGGTCAAGCTGGTGATTTAGAGAGGATGGTGGCATTGTTCTTGGAAATGAAGGTCAGAAAATGTAAACCAAACTACATCACATTTTCTACCATGATCCAGGCCTACGATTCACAAGGGATGATCGAAGCTGCCAATGACTTGAAGAGTAAACTGATTACTGCTTGTG AATCAAATGAAATGATCAGAGGCTAG